A portion of the Apteryx mantelli isolate bAptMan1 unplaced genomic scaffold, bAptMan1.hap1 HAP1_SCAFFOLD_40, whole genome shotgun sequence genome contains these proteins:
- the LOC136996486 gene encoding olfactory receptor 4E1-like, whose protein sequence is MDPENHTRVSEFFLSGLTTNHAVELALFTFFMVVYVLIILGNILIIFTIAHDQHLHSPMYFFLSNLSVIDVCHSSVVMPKMLADFLVDKKSISSEGCEAQMFFLHLFACTEIFLLTIMAYDCYLAISNPMHYGTIMSRKMCLQLATVMWMRGLMHSVSLTALTLSLSYFGPSAIDNFFCNVPLIIKLACTNIHVLEMLLVATSGLISVVCFLVLVTSYVVILVSLRNHLSEGQHKALSTCAAHLTVVTLFLGHCIFIYLRPAKSLAADKVVSVFFTAITPLMNPIIYTFRNEDMKNALRKLCRRQIDSQDK, encoded by the exons ATGGATCCTGAG AATCACACTAGAGTGAGTGAGTTCTTCCTCTCGGGCCTCACCACCAACCATGCTGTAGAGctggccctcttcaccttcttcatGGTCGTCTACGTGCTGATTATTTTGGGCAACATTCTCATCATCTTCACGATTGCACATGACCAGCATCTGCAcagtcccatgtacttcttcctcagcaacctCTCTGTCATTGACGTCTGCCACTCCTCAGTGGTgatgcccaagatgctggctgacttcctggtggacaagaagagcATCTCTTCTGAGGGGTGTGAGGCGCAGatgttcttcctccacctctttgcctgcacagagatctttctcctcaccatcatggcctatgatTGCTACCTAGCCATCAGCAACCCCATGCATTATGGCACCATCATGAGCCGCAAGATGTGCCTCCAGCTGGCCACAGTCATGTGGATGAGAGGACTGATGCATTCtgtgtccctcactgccctgacCCTCAGTCTCTCATACTTTGGTCCCAGtgccattgacaacttcttttgcAATGTCCCCTTGATCATTAAGTTGGCCTGCACAAACATCCATGTCTTAGAAATGCTCCTTGTCGCCACCTCAGGCCTCATCTCTGTggtctgcttcctggtgctggTGACTTCCTATGTGGTCATCTTGGTCTCACTGAGGAACCATCTCTCGGAAGGGCAACACAAAGCATTATCTACCTGTGCTGCTCACCTGACAGTGGTGAcgcttttcctgggacactgcattttcatctatCTCAGGCCAGCCAAGAGTTTAGCTGCAGACAAAGTTGTGTCAGTTTTCTTCACGGCCATTACCCCTCTGATGAACCCCATTATCTATACCTTTAGGAATGAggacatgaaaaatgctttgagaaagctATGCAGGCGGCAGATTGATTCCCAAGACAAGTGA